The Corvus hawaiiensis isolate bCorHaw1 chromosome 2, bCorHaw1.pri.cur, whole genome shotgun sequence genome includes a window with the following:
- the TXNDC9 gene encoding thioredoxin domain-containing protein 9, with translation MAADTSVDILQKVLENEILQTTKVVEEHLDAEIQKLDQMDEDELERLKQRRLEALKKSQQQKQEWLSKGHGEYREIPSERDFFQEVKESKNVVCHFYRDTTFRCQIMDKHLTVLAKKHIETKFLKLNAEKSPFLCERLRIKVIPTLALIKDGKTQDYVVGFTDLGNTDDFTTETLEWRLGCADVINYSGNLMEPPFQSQKKYGTSFTKLDKKTIRGKIYDSDSDDD, from the exons ATGGCTGCTGATACCTCTGTTGATATCCTTCAAAAAGTTCTGGAGAATGAAATACTTCAGACAACCAAGGTTGTGGAAGAACATCTGGATGCTGAAATACAGAAGCTGGACCAAATGGACGAAGATGAATTGGAACGCCTTAAACAGAGGAGGCTTGAGGCCCTAAAAAAgagccagcagcagaaacaa GAGTGGCTTTCAAAAGGACATGGAGAATATAGAGAAATCCCAAGCGAGAGAGACTTTTTCCAAGAAGtcaaagaaagtaaaaatgtgGTTTGCCATTTCTATAGAGATACAACATTCAG GTGCCAAATAATGGACAAACATTTGACTGTATTGGCAAAAAAGCACATTGAGACAAAATTCTTGAaattaaatgctgaaaaatctCCTTTCTTGTGCGAGAGACTGCGCATCAAAGTAATTCCCACTCTAGCACTAATAAAAGATGGAAAAACACAAGACTACGTCGTGGGTTTTACTGACCTCGGTAACACTGATGACTTCACTACAGAAACCTTAGAATGGAGATTAGGCTGTGCAGACGTAATTAATTACAG TGGAAACTTGATGGAGCCACCTTTTCAAAGTCAAAAGAAATATGGAACAAGCTTTACGAAGCTGGATAAGAAGACCATCAGAGGAAAGATATATGATTCAGATTCTGATGATGACTAG